One segment of Acidimicrobiales bacterium DNA contains the following:
- a CDS encoding GH25 family lysozyme produces MAWPRRRRWLFVAAGVLAVLLVVGLVGRYRWLPEYRPALRDGERYGVDVSHHQGEIDWARVADDDIGFAYIKATEGGDFVDASFERNWHGADAAGLDRGAYHFFTLCRPGDEQAENFLATVPSDPEALPPVVDLELAGNCSERQASTEVERELRTFLRAVESETGEEVVLYVGADFEGRYHLRDELARPVWHRRILLRPDVADWWIWQFHDRASIDGIGGDADLNVMRGERP; encoded by the coding sequence GTGGCGTGGCCTCGTCGTCGTCGCTGGCTGTTCGTCGCGGCCGGTGTGCTGGCCGTGCTGCTGGTCGTCGGTCTCGTGGGCCGGTACCGGTGGCTACCCGAGTACCGCCCGGCGCTGCGCGACGGCGAGCGCTACGGCGTCGACGTCTCGCACCACCAGGGCGAGATCGACTGGGCCCGGGTGGCCGACGACGACATCGGGTTCGCCTACATCAAGGCGACCGAGGGCGGTGACTTCGTCGACGCCTCGTTCGAGCGGAACTGGCACGGCGCCGACGCGGCGGGGCTCGACCGGGGGGCGTACCACTTCTTCACCTTGTGCCGGCCGGGCGACGAGCAGGCCGAGAACTTCCTGGCCACGGTGCCTTCGGACCCCGAGGCGCTGCCGCCGGTGGTCGACCTGGAGCTGGCCGGCAACTGCTCGGAGCGGCAGGCCTCGACCGAGGTCGAGCGGGAGCTGAGGACCTTCCTGCGCGCCGTCGAGTCGGAGACCGGCGAGGAGGTCGTCCTCTACGTCGGCGCCGACTTCGAGGGCCGCTACCACCTCCGCGACGAGCTGGCGCGCCCGGTGTGGCATCGCCGGATCCTCCTCCGCCCCGACGTCGCCGACTGGTGGATCTGGCAGTTCCACGACCGGGCGTCGATCGACGGCATCGGCGGCGACGCCGACCTCAACGTCATGCGCGGCGAGCGTCCCTGA
- a CDS encoding ketoacyl-ACP synthase III family protein, with protein MRWGDVFIAGAGSWFPPRRPVEEAVEAGVVQRARAEILGVTHLPVAEHEHPPEMAVAAGLDAIDDAGIDPTCIDVVLHASVWFQGHDMWTPAAYIGSRTAGPSAVTFDVDQRSNGGLGTLHLAAAHVRAASRPAWVLVTTADRFAGPHIDRWHTEPQCVLGDGASALVVTNQPAKCRLRSSAFRSDTSFEWLGRGSSPFSDGPALRRPAPGLDRYQAAMELRPEADFDVLSEHVRAVLSEALDDADAALDDLAKVSLPFMQRGGGQEEMFDMIGVERERTTWDDLGRVTGHLGAGDQAAGLDHLLRTGQIGPGDLVLLIAAGVGYTFSAAVVECC; from the coding sequence GTGCGCTGGGGTGACGTCTTCATCGCCGGCGCGGGGTCCTGGTTCCCTCCGCGGCGTCCCGTGGAGGAGGCGGTGGAGGCCGGGGTCGTGCAGCGGGCCCGCGCGGAGATCCTCGGCGTCACCCACCTCCCGGTCGCCGAGCACGAGCACCCACCCGAGATGGCGGTGGCCGCCGGGCTCGACGCCATCGACGACGCCGGGATCGACCCGACCTGCATCGACGTCGTCCTCCACGCGAGCGTGTGGTTCCAGGGTCACGACATGTGGACCCCTGCGGCCTACATCGGTTCACGGACGGCAGGGCCCTCCGCCGTGACCTTCGATGTCGACCAGCGATCCAACGGCGGGCTCGGAACCCTGCACCTGGCCGCCGCCCATGTGCGCGCCGCATCTCGACCGGCCTGGGTGCTGGTGACGACCGCGGACCGGTTTGCCGGCCCCCACATCGATCGATGGCACACCGAGCCCCAGTGCGTCCTCGGCGACGGAGCGTCGGCGCTCGTGGTGACCAACCAGCCGGCGAAGTGCCGCCTCCGGTCGAGCGCCTTTCGCTCCGACACCAGCTTCGAGTGGCTCGGCCGAGGATCGTCACCCTTCTCCGACGGACCAGCGCTGCGGCGACCGGCCCCCGGACTCGACCGCTACCAGGCCGCCATGGAGCTCCGACCCGAGGCCGACTTCGACGTGCTGTCCGAGCACGTCCGAGCGGTCCTGAGCGAAGCCCTCGACGACGCCGACGCTGCGCTCGACGACCTCGCCAAGGTGTCCCTCCCCTTCATGCAACGAGGCGGCGGCCAGGAGGAGATGTTCGACATGATCGGGGTGGAGCGGGAGCGCACCACCTGGGACGATCTCGGCCGGGTGACCGGCCACCTCGGGGCCGGCGACCAGGCCGCCGGCCTCGACCACCTGCTCAGAACCGGCCAGATCGGACCCGGGGACCTCGTCCTGCTCATCGCTGCCGGCGTCGGCTACACCTTCTCCGCTGCCGTGGTCGAATGCTGCTGA